A genomic window from Emys orbicularis isolate rEmyOrb1 chromosome 8, rEmyOrb1.hap1, whole genome shotgun sequence includes:
- the KTI12 gene encoding protein KTI12 homolog yields the protein MCFPRPQASPPCLGALEPDIVSCLGPNPLVALGPGVTLFDLRGCAWDGLPGYNGGGRGRGRKMPLVVLCGLPGSGKSRRAEELRGALSGEERPVHVVAEAVGGRAALRAEVERRLSRRDVVIVDAGNELKSFRYELYCVTKHAGTPHCLLHCAGGAPHPSAGPFETPDSRNRWDRPLFTVHGQEPLPLAEIRAALFESRPPPPNQSTRSQPLQSAGFLHQLDRVTQEVLAAVLAAQRSGAQPGELIQVAGASEGLVLNRPLGMAELSRLRRQFISYTKMHPSEENLPQLANMFLQYLSRSIQ from the coding sequence ATGTGCTTCCCTCGCCCCCaggcctcccctccctgcctagGGGCGTTAGAGCCTGACATCGTCTCGTGCTTAGGGCCAAACCCTCTTGTTGCCCTGGGGCCAGGAGTGACGTTGTTTGACCTCCGCGGATGTGCTTGGGATGGACTTCCGGGTTATAATGGCGGCGGCCGTGGCCGTGGCCGGAAGATGCCGCTTGTGGTGCTGTGCGGGCTGCCGGGCAGCGGGAAGAGCCGCCGGGCcgaggagctgcggggggcgctgAGCGGGGAGGAGCGGCCGGTGCACGTGGTGGCGGAGGCGGTGGGGGGCCGCGCGGCGTTGCGGGCCGAGGTGGAGCGGCGGCTGAGCCGGCGGGACGTGGTGATCGTCGACGCGGGGAACGAGCTGAAGAGCTTCCGCTACGAGCTCTACTGCGTGACCAAGCATGCGGGCACGCCGCATTGCCTGCTGCACTGCGCGGGGGGCGCCCCGCACCCGTCCGCGGGCCCCTTCGAGACCCCGGACTCGCGGAACCGCTGGGACCGGCCCCTCTTCACCGTGCACGGGCAGGAGCCGCTGCCGCTGGCGGAGATCCGCGCCGCCCTCTTCGAGAGCAGGCCGCCCCCGCCCAACCAGTCCACCCGCTCGCAGCCCCTGCAGTCCGCCGGCTTCCTCCACCAGCTGGACCGGGTCACCCAGGAAGTGCTGGCTGCCGTGCTGGCTGCCCAGAGGAGCGGGGCCCAGCCTGGGGAGCTGATCCAGGTGGCTGGGGCCAGCGAGGGGCTGGTGCTGAACCGACCCCTGGGCATGGCTGAGCTGAGTCGGCTCCGCAGACAGTTCATCAGTTACACCAAAATGCACCCCAGTGAGGAGAACCTGCCCCAGCTGGCCAACATGTTCCTGCAGTACCTGAGCCGCAGCATCCAGTGA
- the BTF3L4 gene encoding transcription factor BTF3 homolog 4, whose protein sequence is MNQEKLAKLQAQVRIGGKGTARRKKKVVHRTATADDKKLQSSLKKLAVNNIAGIEEVNMIKDDGTVIHFNNPKVQASLSANTFAITGHAEAKPITEMLPGILSQLGADSLTSLRKLAEQFPRQVLDSKATKSEDIDEEDDDVPDLVENFDEASKNEAN, encoded by the exons ATGAATCAAGAAAAGTTAGCCAAGCTTCAAGCTCAGGTCCGAATAGGCGGAAAG GGTACAGCTCGCAGAAAGAAGAAGGTGGTGCACAGGACAGCGACAGCTGATGACAAAAAACTTCAGAGTTCACTCAAAAAATTGGCAGTAAATAATATTGCTGGAATTGAAGAG GTGAATATGATAAAAGATGATGGAACAGTTATTCATTTCAACAACCCCAAGGTCCAAGCTTCCCTTTCCGCTAACACTTTTGCAATTACTGGTCATGCAGAGGCTAAACCGATCACAGAAATGCTCCCGGGAATCTTAAGCCAGCTTGGTGCTGACAGTTTAACAAGTCTCAGGAAGTTAGCTGAACAGTTcccaagacaag TGTTGGATAGCAAAGCAACAAAATCTGAAGACATTGATGAAGAAGATGATGATGTTCCCG ATCTCGTAGAAAACTTTGATGAAGCATCAAAGAATGAAGCGAATTAA